Proteins co-encoded in one Cricetulus griseus strain 17A/GY chromosome 1 unlocalized genomic scaffold, alternate assembly CriGri-PICRH-1.0 chr1_1, whole genome shotgun sequence genomic window:
- the Odaph gene encoding odontogenesis associated phosphoprotein yields MAPGFLFWVLVGWSVLTMAEGQDVVTPPGGSQDNVTPTDCQIFTLTPPPPTRKPAVTRAQPNTRIFPWTWFHFLPRRPGFYWPPNRPLLLPNYNPGFQFHPFYLPQGRLSGRYFLRGQLQGGSSSEESIEK; encoded by the exons ATGGCTCCTGGATTCCTCTTCTGGGTCCTGGTCGGCTGGTCAGTGCTAACTATGGCAGAAG GACAAGATGTAGTCACCCCTCCTGGTGGCTCACAAGATAATGTGACCCCTACAGACTGCCAGATCTTCACACTCACCCCTCCGCCCCCCACAAGGAAGCCTGCGGTAACAAGAGCCCAACCCAACACAAGGATATTCCCCTGGACGTGGTTTCATTTTCTACCAAGAAGGCCCGGCTTCTACTGGCCTCCTAACAGACCTTTGCTCCTTCCAAACTACAACCCCGGCTTCCAGTTCCATCCTTTCTACCTGCCACAAGGAAGACTTTCTGGGAGATACTTCCTCAGAGGCCAGCTGCAGGGTGGAAGCTCATCTGAGGAGAGCATAGAGAAGTGA